A segment of the Coffea arabica cultivar ET-39 chromosome 8c, Coffea Arabica ET-39 HiFi, whole genome shotgun sequence genome:
AAGACGAGACGGCAGTGAAGTGTTTGTCATTGTTGAAGCTTTTTTCAAGAACGAGATTCTCTGGGAAGGGATTGTTAAGCATCCCATTTTCCCTCTGCTTAATCACCCCCTTTTCTCACttggggtttgggttttggatgGTGGGATCACCGACGTGTGAGGAGAAAGTAGTACGAGGAGGAGATAAGCTATCAGAATCGCAAGACAGTTAAAGACCGTTAATTTCTTACCGCGGATTATCTACTCGGGAATTTTATATCTAGGTCCTCTAGTTGCATTTGTTTTGCAATGGCGCCCATACAACTTCTACTTATAACAATTACTTCTTGCATTTTTCACCCCAATAAAATACTCCCAACTCTTTGCGTGTGATGGCTACTTTTTATGGGTTTTTGCTTCCCGTTCTCGGATAATATGGTAATGGTTCAACTGGAGTAATTTGTACTTACTGATGAAAACTTTTCAATCCAATCTATATCTAAATGAAATTAATTAGCTAAATTGCTGTCTCTTACCATCTTTTCGGTTATCATTTTACTGTTTTTCTATGTTTTCATACATGATGAATATGTCTTTATACAAAACGATTCCTCCTTAAACATGATTTTGTATCTGTTTCCCCTTTTTGAATTGTGGGCTTTTGACGTTATCCGACTTGAGGAATGCAAGTACGCTATTCCCGTGCATAATGACAGCCTTTTTCAAACGATACATGTAGTTGATGATTTTGCTTTTATTTGGCAACTTATAATATTTGCGGAAGCATAATTGACTTGTATTTGACTCTTCAAACTTCATTTAGAATCAATCTAGTATCATAAGTCGAAGTTGGAGGACACACCTTAAGAGACATCAATCGAGTACATTTTTAACGAAttgtttggatttaatttttGAGACGTACATATCCAAATCTTTGACTCGCATGTCCAAATTTTTGCACGTAATGAATTCTCCCAGCATCTCTACGGTATATCCTTCTATCTGCTATGATTTGAAGCCTCATCTGTTTAGGCGCTTGATGTGCATTATTAATCTTGTTTGGCCATTTTTGCTGGCCATGTGTGTTCTCTAAGTTCTGTCGTTTTACCTGGTTATCTTGAGCATGCAGGCACCATATTGGCATAATCTCACAACCTTAAAATAGAATATCAGGCAATAGAAAGTTCACATTCTTAAGGAACAAAGATGTGTACTCAAAGTTGAGCCAGCAATTACAAATAGAACAAATCCCATGGTACGTCATCTTGGACGCCATGAGTCCTTTTTCTTACAATAAGAAACAATTAAACATCAAAGAAACAATACGAAAAAGGCAtcgaaaagaaataaaatcaaattagaGTTGAACTCGTTACCAACATTCATACAGTTTTATGTCAACTCGTAGCCGGAAGTATACTTCCCCCTCAAATGAATCAGTCTCGAGAGTGGCAACCCCTCTAGTCATGAAGAAGTCCCCCGTGCCACCAATCACCGAAATGTCCCTCGTTTTATTCATTAACGGATCAGCTCCGGCAAAGTTTATACTGCCTTTATGCTCTGTGGAATTAAGCACAAAGGAAAAACCAAGCCAAGCTGTGAATATATCTTTCTTGTCATAGATGTAGAAGCCTTGCGCGCGACCAACTGGGGTAGAATGTAGATTGTTATCCAGAGTTATTGGATCATCGAACACAACCAAGTCTCCAAAATGGTTTTGTCCACCCAATATGGTCCTGTTGCCCCAAGCGGGGGCTCCAATAATGGCAGCAGTTGCATTGCGGGAATTGTGACCATTGTAGATGATGTCGTGGAAATAAAACACGAGTCGTTTGCAAGGGGTTCTGCCCAGGATTCTCTTGCCTGACGGCGTTGCAGCCGTGGCAAAGCATCCAAATAAGAGAAGATAAAAAATGGTAGCTGAAACTAGAAAAGATTTTGCTCCCATTTGTTTATATTGGGACGGGGAGAGTGTGACTAATATGATTGGCATTATATCCGATCCAACCTGGCTAGATCTCTTTATATAAAGGTTTTCAGTGGCAGAATTGTCCTAAGCTTGGCTTTTAAGGGATCTTATGATAACTTGGGAAAAGGCTGAACTAATTTGTATATGGATCTATTACTCGATGTTGTTAGCTTAAAGTCTAAGATTGACGTAATTATTGGGTGCGCTTGCCAATAATACTGTAACGGTCGATGGATGCTCTTGTGTATTAGGTGGGTTCATCATGACCAAAAGTGCTATATCCTGCCTGTAAAGCAATTTCAGTTGATGAGTTGATGGATATCATGCATGGAGTCCAATTAGTTAGTGCCATAATGGGAAAGGAAGCCTACGCGAATCTGATCAGGATGGACGAATAATTGAACATTctaataacaaaaaaaaggaaagaaagatagaAGAAAGAGGAGAATGGAAtgaatgcatgcatgcatgcaagaACAGGTTTAGAAAGGCTTACATGCATTGCTGTTAATCTCTTCTGATTGATTATCTTCTCTACTTCTCTTTTTAGGTCTGATAAGTTATCTTCGACCATCGTTATGTATGGTCACAATCCCTTTATCTTATTCTCAGAGTCCATTTAACTATTTGTTTTCTAAACATGCATGTATAACAAACTTAAATACCACGTTTGCTATATATGTGGAACGGTCCATCATTATAAGGTGCATGAAATATAACAGCATTTCAACTCTTCTGAGTGTTATGTAAACAAGACTTGGATACGTATGAGAAATAGACTTTAAAATATTTCTCATATATCGTGAATTACATATAATGCACATTAAGTTGATGCTAATGTGAAGAAAATGGTAAAAAGATTAGTGTTGGAGTACCTAAAAGAGGGGTGTCAAATTAAGCTAGAAGGGGCTCAATTTCCTCATTAATTAGTCGGTGAGGAAAGGGCTCTCCAGAATTAAGTTGGGATGGTTTTCCTTCTTGAAAGTAGTCGTACATTTTTTTCAGGTCAACCAAGCCAATTCCCGCAAACCAGACATGGTAAAATAGCAATGAGTTTCATTTATTGAAAATGGCTACTTTGTTCTCATGCGCTAGCCCTCAGCACCTTCAATGACAATACTTGATTAGTAGCTAATTACTAtagtagttttttttctttttcttttaagagTGCTAATATTAATCATGATTATGGATTTTTGGAGTGCCAAAAAGTGAAAAGAGCACTCTTGTCTCAACGATATCATTTCCATTTTGTGTGCCATGTATGTCCAGAATATCTCGATTTTCTCTTGAATAAAATCTTATAGTTTTATCACTCTTCTTtaagggggggaaaaaaaaaaagcaacgaGCACTGATCCCACATTCTTGTGATTTAATTTCATCTTCTAACCAATGAATTGTCCATAATGTTTTGCCCGACGTCAGTGGAAGAAAAAGGTGCAGTAATTATTCTCGTCCAGTCAAGGCCTTGACATTTATTATAGACACTGGAAAACAAGAGAACAGTCCAGTCCATGCAGAGATGTTAGGTGTCCAAATCCACCAATGTATTGGAGTAATTGGCCTGGCAAAGTGGTTAAAACTGAACGTCTAGTTGGTGAAAGGAAAACATCCACACAACTCTACTAACCACTTTCTTGTTTCTACTCTCTTACCTTCTTTCTGTCAGTCCAATGTCGTACTTAAAATAAATACCCAATGTAGTAAATTTTGGATCTGGGTACGGCGACAGAGATGTCTAGCCTTTCTTCACCAACCCCTCTTTGTATTTTGATGCTTTCTTCCCAGAACTCCCGCAGTGCTGGCTACTCGATTCTACCCCAAGTCAAGGACAGCAAAATACTTTGGTTGACAAGATTCATGGCctcaataattcttttttaattattttttgtcaaacagCATCTATTTACAACTACTGTCATGCTAAGAAAAAGGGAACAAATCCAACCCGAGTCATCAGAAACCTAAATTATTGAAAactaaaatctgaaatctgaatctattaaattattgaattgttaaatattaaatctaatacatttgagtgtatattacattcagtgataagtgcataacttatcatttaattttgagaACAAGTTTTGCCtagtcacttaattaattttaaatGTTCGATTTTTAGTTAACAAATgatctgaatatattaagatttaattctattaaatttaagtactaaATTAAGTTATCAAACAGGGTCTAAATCACCTTCATACCAGACGAGTGCACTGTTCCATACActgaaaaatattttactcTAAAATATAAGCGAGAAATTTGAATATTGACCCACACCCAAGGCGGCCGCTGGGGTAaagtattttatttatttttttattcttttgttatCAGCGAGCAGCCATGCACCGTTTCAACCGATAGCCCATGGGTCTCTTACACATGCTAGCCACAAGGATGGCGAGCCTGGGCCTGACTTTTAGCAGATTCAGTTTAAACTTTATGCATGCCCAGTTTAGAAACCACTAAAATAAGAACACGACTTTTATAGGGAAATGAAAAATTGGTTGTCTTAAAACAGCTTTCCACTTCTAAATTAGAAGCCCAAACGTTctgggcattttttttttgcgaaCTTTAGGTGATTTAGAAAACCCAAAGTTTGTGAACTAAGGAATCACACTTAACTCTGCGGCCATATTTTTGACCCCGTGGGCCCAAGATACAACTCAATCTCGATACTCTTatttattattcatttatttttccttgTAAATTGAAGTAATACCTGAAAATCAGAAGCTACAGgaagattttattaattttCACACAAACAAATCTATATTTGTAATGAATGAATAGCACTTCTATTCTTCGAGACTCACCTCGCCTGGTGAGAATGGCAGTCCAGGTAACAAGAAGGTTTCTATTTTCATTCTCGAcctctttttttccctcttttctctctGTAATTTTTAGAGTCTctcttaaaaaaaacaaaaaaaagaggccaAATTCACACCTTCTAAACTTAGAATTGTCGGCCAAGATAATTTGTGAATTGTACTAATGGGTTGGATGCAAAGTTGCAGACTAGCTTTTAGTACCTAGCAAAGAGAACAATCCGACGTCAACCCtattacacacacacatacatatatatattattaataaagGAACTCACAATCACTATCCAAGAGTGTGTGTTGAGTAAATTTCGCCCCATATAATTGTCTACAACCACACGAAGGGATGATACGCACTAAACAACTCCTGTTACATTGATAAAGAATAACCAACAAATTCGCCTTGTGAAAGTACCACCTTTTAGATTACTTGCTTTTTTCCCCCTTTGTCTAAGAAGTAATCTTCTCCTAACACGCCACTACCTATCATTGTCCTTTTAATGTTCTTTTCTGTGTTGGTAATTAACGGTGGATCGCATCCAACCCCACAAAGCTCAGAATCTTGAATTCTTTATTACTACTCCAGATTTGTCAACATCTTTCTTGTCTTTCTAATTGGATCTTTTAGATAATATAAAATCAACCAGAGAAGTTGATATCTGACTTGAacccaccaaaacctctttttAACTTCAGTGACTTCTTTGAAAAATAGTTTAGGACCATTTCGCaactatatatattatatattattattcttCATGACGCACAGACAATTCCCAACAATGGAAACTCACTAGTAGCTCATGGTATGTTAAAGCTGCTATGCTAAAGTAAGTTAAGTAAGAGTTTGTTCTGTCATTCCCGGCAAGAACACGTGTTGGATAACTAATCCCTTGgagattttgacaaaaaattcagcaaaatAATGCTTTAAAGAAATCAAAGTCAAGCTTGTGAGTAATTGGGCTTAAGATGGCCTTTTTTTGAGttggattgatatttttggCTGTCGGTCATTTGTTTATTCAGTTGCTTGTTTTCATAATCAAACGTTGGTGGAAGATTGGTGTGCGGTAGGTGCAGAGGCTGCTGACTATTGTGGCTGCGCTTTTAAGGTACATACAACCAAAGCACACGAAATTTGATTTGTTACCTTAGTCCTTAGGTGAGGTAGGCTTCGGTTGGCTATAATCAGAAAATTTGAGACTAATGAGAAAATCACAACTTTTGGAAACAAGTCCATTTTTA
Coding sequences within it:
- the LOC113706251 gene encoding dirigent protein-like is translated as MPIILVTLSPSQYKQMGAKSFLVSATIFYLLLFGCFATAATPSGKRILGRTPCKRLVFYFHDIIYNGHNSRNATAAIIGAPAWGNRTILGGQNHFGDLVVFDDPITLDNNLHSTPVGRAQGFYIYDKKDIFTAWLGFSFVLNSTEHKGSINFAGADPLMNKTRDISVIGGTGDFFMTRGVATLETDSFEGEVYFRLRVDIKLYECW